Proteins encoded in a region of the Podarcis muralis chromosome 2, rPodMur119.hap1.1, whole genome shotgun sequence genome:
- the LOC144326153 gene encoding uncharacterized protein LOC144326153 isoform X1 yields MRAMFLSGLSPPSRGWERAAAEPTQRLVTFRDVAVYFTEAQGALLDPNQRALYREVMMENYENVTSLGFPVAKPVLITRLEQGEAPWVPDPQNLGSRCSGVLRKHNSCRKCGKWFSHKPDLVIHRLVHMGEKPFKCLECAKYFVHHSELVKHQRVHTGERPFKCLECGKCFSRQSVLVNHHRIHTGEKPYKCLECVKCFTQRSQLVRHRRVHTGEKPYKCPECEKCFARHSVLINHQRVHTGEKPYQCLECAKCFARQSVLVNHQRVHTGEKPYKCQECGKHFAHQSNLVNHQRVHTGEKPYKCLKCGKCFAQQSDLVKHRRIHTGERPYKCLECGKCFAIHSDVVNHQRVHTGEKPHKCQECGKCFAQRSALVSHQRVHTGEKPYKCMECEKCFSQLSNLVKHQRVHTGEKPYKCLECGKCFARHSHLRVHHRVHLKAKASQRLNDLESLMEKGGLIQYQIAST; encoded by the exons ATGAGGGCCATGTTTCTGTCCGGATTGTCTCCTCCTTCTAGAGGATGGGAAAGAGCTGCAGCTGAGCCAACTCAG AGGCTGGTGACTTTCAGAGATGTGGCCGTCTATTTCACAGAGGCACAAGGCGCTCTGCTGGACCCAAATCAGAGAGCTCTATACAGAGAGGTCATGATGGAGAATTATGAGAATGTGACCTCCTTAG GGTTTCCGGTTGCAAAGCCTGTCCTCATCACTCGCCTGGAACAAGGAGAAGCTCCCTGGGTACCAGATCCTCAGAACTTGGGCAGCAGGTGCTCAG GTGTCTTGAGGAAGCATAACTCGTGCCGCAAGTGTGGGAAATGGTTCTCCCACAAACCGGATCTCGTCATACACCGCTTGGTCCACATGGGAGAGAAGCCCTTCAAGTGCTTGGAGTGTGCGAAGTATTTTGTTCACCATTCGGAGCTCGTGAAACACCAGCGGGTCCACACAGGGGAGAGGCCCTTCAAGTGCCTGGAGTGCGGGAAGTGCTTTTCGCGCCAGTCCGTCCTCGTGAATCACCACaggatccacacgggggagaaaccctacaaatgcctggagtgcgtGAAGTGCTTCACCCAGAGATCGCAGCTCGTCAGGCACCGGAGagtccacacgggagagaagccgtacAAGTGTCCCGAGTGCGAGAAGTGTTTCGCACGCCACTCGGTCCTCATCAACCACCAAAGggtccacacgggggagaagccctaccAGTGCTTGGAGTGTGCGAAATGCTTCGCACGGCAGTCCGTCCTCGTGAACCACCAGAGagtccacacgggggagaagccctacaagtgtcAGGAGTGCGGGAAGCACTTTGCTCACCAGTCAAACCTCGTGAACCACCAGAGGgtgcacacgggcgagaagccctacaagtgcttGAAGTGCGGGAAGTGCTTCGCCCAGCAGTCGGACCTCGTGAAACACCGGCGCATCCACACGGGGGAGAGGCCGTACAAGTGTTTGGAGTGTGGCAAGTGCTTCGCCATCCATTCGGACGTCGTGAACCACCAGCGggtccacacgggggagaagcctcACAAGTGCCAGGAGTGCGGGAAGTGCTTCGCTCAGCGCTCGGCCCTGGTGAGCCACCAGCGagtccacacgggagagaagccctacaagtgtaTGGAGTGCGAGAAATGCTTCTCGCAGCTGTCCAACCTCGTGAAGCACCAGCGagtccacacaggagagaaaccctacaaATGCTTAGAGTGCGGGAAGTGCTTCGCTCGGCACTCGCACCTCCGCGTTCACCACAGAGTTCACTTGAAAGCGAAAGCCAGCCAACGCCTCAACGATCTCGAGAGCTTGATGGAGAAGGGGGGCCTTATTCAGTATCAAATAGCCAGCACTTAA
- the LOC144326153 gene encoding uncharacterized protein LOC144326153 isoform X2, whose amino-acid sequence MMENYENVTSLGFPVAKPVLITRLEQGEAPWVPDPQNLGSRCSGVLRKHNSCRKCGKWFSHKPDLVIHRLVHMGEKPFKCLECAKYFVHHSELVKHQRVHTGERPFKCLECGKCFSRQSVLVNHHRIHTGEKPYKCLECVKCFTQRSQLVRHRRVHTGEKPYKCPECEKCFARHSVLINHQRVHTGEKPYQCLECAKCFARQSVLVNHQRVHTGEKPYKCQECGKHFAHQSNLVNHQRVHTGEKPYKCLKCGKCFAQQSDLVKHRRIHTGERPYKCLECGKCFAIHSDVVNHQRVHTGEKPHKCQECGKCFAQRSALVSHQRVHTGEKPYKCMECEKCFSQLSNLVKHQRVHTGEKPYKCLECGKCFARHSHLRVHHRVHLKAKASQRLNDLESLMEKGGLIQYQIAST is encoded by the exons ATGATGGAGAATTATGAGAATGTGACCTCCTTAG GGTTTCCGGTTGCAAAGCCTGTCCTCATCACTCGCCTGGAACAAGGAGAAGCTCCCTGGGTACCAGATCCTCAGAACTTGGGCAGCAGGTGCTCAG GTGTCTTGAGGAAGCATAACTCGTGCCGCAAGTGTGGGAAATGGTTCTCCCACAAACCGGATCTCGTCATACACCGCTTGGTCCACATGGGAGAGAAGCCCTTCAAGTGCTTGGAGTGTGCGAAGTATTTTGTTCACCATTCGGAGCTCGTGAAACACCAGCGGGTCCACACAGGGGAGAGGCCCTTCAAGTGCCTGGAGTGCGGGAAGTGCTTTTCGCGCCAGTCCGTCCTCGTGAATCACCACaggatccacacgggggagaaaccctacaaatgcctggagtgcgtGAAGTGCTTCACCCAGAGATCGCAGCTCGTCAGGCACCGGAGagtccacacgggagagaagccgtacAAGTGTCCCGAGTGCGAGAAGTGTTTCGCACGCCACTCGGTCCTCATCAACCACCAAAGggtccacacgggggagaagccctaccAGTGCTTGGAGTGTGCGAAATGCTTCGCACGGCAGTCCGTCCTCGTGAACCACCAGAGagtccacacgggggagaagccctacaagtgtcAGGAGTGCGGGAAGCACTTTGCTCACCAGTCAAACCTCGTGAACCACCAGAGGgtgcacacgggcgagaagccctacaagtgcttGAAGTGCGGGAAGTGCTTCGCCCAGCAGTCGGACCTCGTGAAACACCGGCGCATCCACACGGGGGAGAGGCCGTACAAGTGTTTGGAGTGTGGCAAGTGCTTCGCCATCCATTCGGACGTCGTGAACCACCAGCGggtccacacgggggagaagcctcACAAGTGCCAGGAGTGCGGGAAGTGCTTCGCTCAGCGCTCGGCCCTGGTGAGCCACCAGCGagtccacacgggagagaagccctacaagtgtaTGGAGTGCGAGAAATGCTTCTCGCAGCTGTCCAACCTCGTGAAGCACCAGCGagtccacacaggagagaaaccctacaaATGCTTAGAGTGCGGGAAGTGCTTCGCTCGGCACTCGCACCTCCGCGTTCACCACAGAGTTCACTTGAAAGCGAAAGCCAGCCAACGCCTCAACGATCTCGAGAGCTTGATGGAGAAGGGGGGCCTTATTCAGTATCAAATAGCCAGCACTTAA